In the genome of Flavobacteriaceae bacterium YJPT1-3, the window AGATCTGCTTAAACTGAATTTTTTAGGGACAGTGCTCTACGTCGCGGCTCATCCAGATGATGAGAATACGGCGATGATCTCCTATTTTGAAAATGATGTACACGCGAGGACTATTTATCTATCCATGACCCGTGGTGATGGCGGTCAGAACCTGATCGGTCCTGAACTTCGCGAACTTCTTGGTTTGATCAGGACACAGGAATTACTGGCGGCCCGCCGCACGGACGGTGGTGAGCAACGCTTTACCCGTGCCAATGATTTTGGGTATTCCAAACATCCGGATGAAACCCTGGAAATCTGGAACAAAGATCAGGTCTTGCACGATGTGGTCTGGGCGATTCGAAAACTTCAACCGGACATCATCATCAACCGCTTCGATCACCGCAGTCCTGGAAGTACACACGGACACCATACTTCTTCTGCCATGCTCAGCGTAGAAGCCTTTGATCTCGCAGGCGATCCAAACGCCTATCCCGAACAATTAGATCGCGTGGATATCTGGCAACCCAAAAGACAGTTCTTCAATACCTCCTGGTGGTTTTATGGCAGCCGCGAGAACTTCGAAAAGGCCGACAAAAGTAATTTGGTTACGGTCGATCTGGGTAGCTACTACCCCAATTACGGTTTGAGCAATACGGAGATCTCTGCGCTCAGTAGAAGTCAACATAAATCACAGGGCTTCGGAAATACGGGTCGACGGGGGCAGGATCTGGCTTATCTCGAATTCATACAAGGCGATCAACCCACCAATGGAGCCGTATTTTCAGGCATTGATACGTCCTGGAACCGAGTTCCCGGAGGAGCACCCATCGCAGCACTGCTCAACGACCTCATAAAGAACTACGACTTTAGAAATCCATCGGCCAGTGTGCCTCGATTGGTGGAGGTGTATCGCCTAATTGATCAATTGGAAGCTGGTCACTGGAAAAGCTTGAAAAAGAAAGAGATCAAAACCCTAATCGCAGATGCCTCAGGACTTTTCCTGGAGGCGATCGCTGATCAACCTCAGGCCACACCAGGACAAAGCCTGTCGATCAATCTGGAAGCCATCAACCGGAGTGCGGTTCCCATGCAGTTGCAGGAAGTACAAGTCCTGCCTCGAGGGAAACGTACCACTATTGGCCAGGCACTCGACAACAATAAGGGCTGGGAACAAAAAATAGAGACGAGCATCCCTCAAAATGCGCAATACTCTTCAGCCTATTGGCTGCGTAACCCCGGAACCTTAGGCATGTATGCCGTGGAGGATCCCAACAAAATTGGATTACCGGAAACTCCGGTAGAACACCAAGTGGCCTTTACCGTTTCCATTGCAGGACAAAACTTCACTTTTGAACGGCCTTTACGCTACAAATACAACGATCGGGTGGACGGCGAGGTGTATCAACCTCTCGAGATCGTTCCTCCGGTAACAGTAGCTCTGGAAGATGACGTGATCATTTTCGCGGAAGCCAAACCTAAGACCATCAAAGTTCAGGTCACCGCCTACCAGGATAATCTCAACGGAAATCTTGAATTGCGTGCGCCCTCTTCTGCCTGGAGCGTGAGTCCGTCGACCGCCTCTGTCACACTGGCGAAGAAAGGAGCCACACAAGAAATAAGCTTTACAGTGACCCCACCAGCCTCAGCCAGTGAAGGAACTCTAACACCTGTGTTCACCACTCAAGGACAGCAGTATGCCGATAAGATGATCACCATCGATTACGATCATATCCCTTTACAGACGGTGCTTCTTCCGGCCGACGCCCGGGTGGTACGCCTGGATATTAAACGGAAGGGAGACTATATTGGCTACATTGCCGGTGCCGGTGATGCTGTTCCGGAAAGTCTCGAACAGATCGGTTATCAGGTGGCGTTGATTGACCCGGCGTCCATCACTACCGAGCTACTTAAACAGTTTGATGCCGTGGTCCTGGGCATACGGGCCTACAATGTGGTCGAAGAACTACAGCAACAGCAGACGAAATTACTGGAGTACGTAGAACAAGGCGGCACCCTCATCACGCAGTACAACACCAGCGGTCGATGGACCAATACTCAGGTGGGAGCTCCGTATACCCTGGAACTTTCTCGGGATCGGGTGACCGATGAGAATAGTAAAGTCACTATCGTTTCCCCCCAGCACCCCGCCTTGAATTATCCCAATAAAATAACAGCCGCTGATTTTGAGGGATGGACCCAGGAACGCGGACTTTATTTTCCGGATAAATGGTCGGAAGAATACACCCCCCTACTTCGTATGAATGATCCCGGTGAGGCACCTACCGACGGAAGTCTTCTGGTGACCCAATATGGGAAGGGGCACTATGTGTATACCGGACTCAGTTTTTTTAGAGAATTTCCTGCCGGCGTTGCCGGTGCCTACCGACTGTTTGCTAATCTCTTGGCTCTAGGAAAGGAACAGGAAACGGAAAAGATCAAAGGATGAGCGATCCTACTCCGGAAACCTATACCTGGAAAAAGATGTACACCGTGGTGCTTTGCGCCAACGCCTTGTATATCCTACTGTTCTACCTCTTCATGCACTACTTCGTCGCCTAACTTCTAGCCCCTGCTCATGCAACTACTCGATTGGATCGTCTTAAGTCTTACGCTTTTTTTTATTGTGGGTTACGGCGTATGGAAGACTAGAGGCAGTTCGACCGTTCAGGATTATATAAAAGGCGGAAGCACGGCCCAATGGTGGACCATCGGTTTATCGGTCATGGCTACCCAGGCCAGCGCGATCACTTTTTTATCCACACCCGGTCAGGCGTTTCATGATGGAATGGGCTTCGTTCAATTCTATTTTGGACTTCCCATCGCTATGGTGATCATCTGTATGGTTTTTATACCTATCTATCACCGACTTAAAGTCTACACGGCTTACGAATACCTGGAGTCGCGTTTTGATCAGAGAACAAGAACCCTGACAGCCTTGCTGTTTCTCACCCAACGCGGACTGGCCGCGGGGATCACCATCTATGCTCCGGCCATCATCTTGTCCGCCGTTCTAGGTTGGGATCTGACCACCCTGAATATCATTATTGGAATTTTAGTGGTGATTTACACGGTCTCCGGAGGTACCAAGGCCGTTAGCGTGACTCAAAAGCAACAAATGGGTGTCATTTTCGCCGGGATGTTCATCGCATTTTTTCTCATCTTAAGCTATCTACCTCAGGGCATTGATTTTAAAGAATCGATGCTGATCGCGGGTGCCAATGAGAAACTCAATGTTTTGGATTTCGGCTTTGATTTTGATAACCGTTATACCTTTTGGAGTGGCCTGATCGGGGGAACTTTTCTTGCCCTCTCCTACTTTGGGACCGACCAAAGTCAGGTGCAACGATACCTAAGTGGGAAGAACGTGCGCGAAATGCGACTGGGACTCATTTTCAACGGCCTACTTAAAGTCCCCATGCAATTCTTTATCCTGCTGGTTGGCGTCATGGTCTTCATCTTTTACCAATTCAACAGCGCCCCACTCAATTTCAATCCGGCCGGAGAGCAGGCGGTAAAAACCTCAGCCTATCAAGCAGAATACGTAAACTTAGAAAACCAACTCCACACCCTGGAGGATCAGAAGAAAAGCTTGACCCTAAGTATTGCACAAAACGAGCCTTCGAAAAGGGTCTTAGACGAATTGGCACAAGTCAATAAGGAAGAAGCACAGCTGCGAACGCAAGCCAAAGAATTGATCCATTTGGCGGATGAGGACATTGAGACCAACGACAAGGACTATGTTTTTATTCACTTCATCCTCAACAACCTGCCCAACGGTCTGATCGGTCTTTTGCTGGCCGTCATCCTTTGTGCTGCCATGTCGAGTACGGCCTCCGAATTGAATGCGCTGGCCGCAACCACGACCGTCGATCTGTACAAACGCAATAAAGAAGGCCGGGAAGATCAGCACTATGTGCAGGCCACACGCTGGTTTACCCTGCTCTGGGGAGCTATCGCCATCACCATTGCCTGTACCGCGAGGCTGTTCGATAACCTGATCCAATTGGTCAATATCATCGGTTCCGTATTCTATGGAAACATTCTG includes:
- a CDS encoding PIG-L family deacetylase — encoded protein: MRNLFLIGLCFVWLSTAWGQGITLTPEKPSSATIYEDLLKLNFLGTVLYVAAHPDDENTAMISYFENDVHARTIYLSMTRGDGGQNLIGPELRELLGLIRTQELLAARRTDGGEQRFTRANDFGYSKHPDETLEIWNKDQVLHDVVWAIRKLQPDIIINRFDHRSPGSTHGHHTSSAMLSVEAFDLAGDPNAYPEQLDRVDIWQPKRQFFNTSWWFYGSRENFEKADKSNLVTVDLGSYYPNYGLSNTEISALSRSQHKSQGFGNTGRRGQDLAYLEFIQGDQPTNGAVFSGIDTSWNRVPGGAPIAALLNDLIKNYDFRNPSASVPRLVEVYRLIDQLEAGHWKSLKKKEIKTLIADASGLFLEAIADQPQATPGQSLSINLEAINRSAVPMQLQEVQVLPRGKRTTIGQALDNNKGWEQKIETSIPQNAQYSSAYWLRNPGTLGMYAVEDPNKIGLPETPVEHQVAFTVSIAGQNFTFERPLRYKYNDRVDGEVYQPLEIVPPVTVALEDDVIIFAEAKPKTIKVQVTAYQDNLNGNLELRAPSSAWSVSPSTASVTLAKKGATQEISFTVTPPASASEGTLTPVFTTQGQQYADKMITIDYDHIPLQTVLLPADARVVRLDIKRKGDYIGYIAGAGDAVPESLEQIGYQVALIDPASITTELLKQFDAVVLGIRAYNVVEELQQQQTKLLEYVEQGGTLITQYNTSGRWTNTQVGAPYTLELSRDRVTDENSKVTIVSPQHPALNYPNKITAADFEGWTQERGLYFPDKWSEEYTPLLRMNDPGEAPTDGSLLVTQYGKGHYVYTGLSFFREFPAGVAGAYRLFANLLALGKEQETEKIKG
- a CDS encoding sodium:solute symporter, producing the protein MQLLDWIVLSLTLFFIVGYGVWKTRGSSTVQDYIKGGSTAQWWTIGLSVMATQASAITFLSTPGQAFHDGMGFVQFYFGLPIAMVIICMVFIPIYHRLKVYTAYEYLESRFDQRTRTLTALLFLTQRGLAAGITIYAPAIILSAVLGWDLTTLNIIIGILVVIYTVSGGTKAVSVTQKQQMGVIFAGMFIAFFLILSYLPQGIDFKESMLIAGANEKLNVLDFGFDFDNRYTFWSGLIGGTFLALSYFGTDQSQVQRYLSGKNVREMRLGLIFNGLLKVPMQFFILLVGVMVFIFYQFNSAPLNFNPAGEQAVKTSAYQAEYVNLENQLHTLEDQKKSLTLSIAQNEPSKRVLDELAQVNKEEAQLRTQAKELIHLADEDIETNDKDYVFIHFILNNLPNGLIGLLLAVILCAAMSSTASELNALAATTTVDLYKRNKEGREDQHYVQATRWFTLLWGAIAITIACTARLFDNLIQLVNIIGSVFYGNILGIFLLAFFVRYVKQRAVFMAALITQCIVIYGYFADWMPYLWLNLFGCALVMLIAVLLQKISPQTTS